The Procambarus clarkii isolate CNS0578487 chromosome 37, FALCON_Pclarkii_2.0, whole genome shotgun sequence genome window below encodes:
- the LOC138372041 gene encoding alpha-(1,3)-fucosyltransferase C-like yields MTLTYKHVLVTLCLATILTHLFYSEIFSRLLSYRVNLLLGLQATNISAWNVDLLPSVIMNTSSRTVNAWKALGDSNFPYEDPFSEGTYSENVNIFVDKPKNVHKRSSHDPPLKKILFWNEVFGNRYFYFGFGREAFLRAGCRVNTCTATADRSRFPLRDLDAVLFHFRSGDASFPTERSAHTRYVFWLLEPPPHFFRDPNPYKNVFNWTITYRLDSDFPLPYGRVFRRRTPLAPLDRNYAAGKTKMAAWFVSNCNPISGRTQLVNTLKKWIQVDQYGHCGKRKCERKTARKCYKMVSDDYKFYFSFENSVCQDYVTEKFFNILRLETVPVVYGLANYAQHAPPHSYIDALSFPSAKALADHLIYLNNNDTAYNEYFRWKRYHRVPNFPSYTFRTYCDLCERLHTDNTTKMYDLKNWFLDGSHCKTRYDKDISAFINGNISGYVPLQDHQR; encoded by the exons TGTACTGGTCACGTTGTGCCTGGCGACCATCCTCACTCATCTCTTCTACTCTGAAATCTTCTCAAGACTTTTGTCGTACCGAGTAAACCTTTTATTGGGTTTACAAGCCACCAATATAAGTGCATGGAATGTAGACCTGCTACCATCAGTAATCATGAATACAAGTTCAAG AACCGTGAACGCCTGGAAGGCTTTAGGGGACTCTAATTTTCCTTATGAGGATCCGTTCTCTGAAGGTACATACTCCGAGAACGTGAATATTTTTGTCGACAAGCCCAAGAACGTACACAAACGGAGTTCTCACGATCCTCCACTGAAGAAGATCTTATTTTGGAATGAA GTATTCGGAAACCGATACTTTTATTTCGGGTTTGGTCGGGAGGCGTTCCTGCGGGCCGGGTGTCGCGTCAACACTTGCACCGCCACGGCTGACCGCTCCAGGTTCCCGCTCCGGGACCTCGATGCTGTGCTCTTTCACTTCAGGTCCGGTGATGCTTCCTTTCCAACAGAGCG GTCAGCCCACACCCGCTACGTGTTCTGGCTGCTCGAACCTCCGCCCCACTTCTTCAGAGACCCTAACCCCTACAAGAACGTCTTCAACTGGACAATCACCTACAGACTTGATTCGGACTTTCCGCTGCC GTACGGGCGTGTGTTCCGGCGGAGGACTCCGCTGGCCCCTCTTGACCGCAACTACGCAGCCGGTAAAACCAAGATGGCTGCCTGGTTTGTCTCTAACTGCAACCCCATCAGTGGCAGGACACA GTTGGTAAATACGTTGAAGAAATGGATCCAGGTGGACCAGTACGGACATTGTGGGAAGCGGAAGTGTGAGAGGAAGACTGCGAGAAAGTGCTACAAGATGGTCTCTGACGACTACAAATTCTACTTCTCCTTTGAGAACTCTGTGTGTCAGGATTATGTGACTGAGAAGTTCTTTAACATATTAAG GCTGGAGACAGTACCTGTGGTGTATGGACTGGCCAACTATGCTCAACACGCTCCTCCACACTCCTACATCGACGCCCTCAGCTTCCCCTCGGCCAAGGCCCTCGCTGACCACCTCATCTACCTCAACAACAACGATACAGCCTATAACGAATACTTCAg ATGGAAGAGGTATCACAGGGTTCCAAATTTCCCCTCGTACACCTTCAGGACCTACTGCGACCTGTGTGAGCGGCTCCACaccgacaacaccaccaagatGTACGATCTGAAGAACTGGTTCCTTGACGGCTCCCACTGTAAGACCCGCTATGACAAGGACATCAGTGCCTTCATTAATGGAAACATCTCCGGTTATGTCCCACTGCAAGACCACCAACGATAA